The genomic region ATGTCAGTGGGGAACAGGAAGAGACCAATGTCAGTGGGGAACATCAAGAGACCAATGTCAGTGGGGAACATCAAGAGACCAATGTCAGTGGGGGAACAGGAAGAGACCAATGTCAGTGGGGAACAGGAAGAGACCAATGTCAGTGGGGGAACAGGAAGAGACCAATGTCAGTGGGGGAACAGGAAGAGACCAGTGTCAGTGGGGAACAGGAAGAGACCAATGTCAGTGGGGGAACAGGAAGAGACCAGTGTCAGTGGGGAACAGGAAGAGACCAGTGTCAGTGGGGGAACAGGAAGAGACCAGTGTCAGTGGGGGAACAGGAAGAGACCAGTGTCAGTGGGGGAACAGGAAGAGACCAGTATCAGTGGGGGAACAGGAAGAGACCGGCGTGAAGAACATACGAAGCAACTTGTCAAGAAGTCAGTCATAACACAATATACAAAATCATTTCTCCAAACACCAGCACAGACTCACATTCCAGCCAGGACAAATGAACGCCATAAGAAGCAACATCTCTACCAATAAAGTTAAAGATAACTTTTATCAAACTAAGACGACACTGTAAGgtataaataatattataatatatatttttatctgaGGAGACCCAGAAAAACACTGGGGAAGAATTTGTTCCCAGAATTTGAGTTTAGGAGAAAGCCATATCGTAGCATAAGGAGGTGACGTGGAGAGAATGTTGGAGAAAGCCTCATTGCATGATGTAGTACATCATGAGCTTTATGTAGTGTTATACTGAAGCTGTGTGAGCGTGATGTGGTGTTATACTGAAGCTGTGTGAGCGTGATGTGGTGTTATACTGAAGCTGTGTGAGCTCGATGTGGTGTTATACTGAAGCTGTGTGAGCTCGATGTGGTGTTATACTGATGCTGTGTGAGCTTGATGTGGTGTTATACTGAAGCTGTGTGAGCGTGATGTGGTGTTATACTGAAGCTGTGTGAGCTTGATGTGGTGTTATACTGAAGCTGTGTGAGCTTTATGTAGTGTTATACTAAAGCTGTGTGAGCTTGATGTGGTATTATACTGAAGCTGTGTGAGCTTGATGTGGTATTATACTGAAGCTGTGTGAGCTTGATGTGGTGTTATACTGAAGCTGTATGAGCTTGATGTGGTATTATACTGAAGCTGTGTGAGCTTCATGTGGTATTATACTGAAGCTGTGTGAGCTTGATGTGGTGTTATACTGAAGCTGTGTGAGCTTTATGTAGTGTTATACTAAAGCTGTGTGAGCTTGATGTGGTATTATACTGAAGCTGTGTGAGCTTGATGTGGTATTATACTGAAGCTGTGTGAGCTTGATGTGGTGTTATACTGAAGCTGTGTGAGCTTGATGTGGTATTATACTGAAGCTGTGTGAGCTTGATGTGGTGTTATACTGAAGCTGTGTGAGCTTGATGTAGAGTTAAACTGATGATGTGTGATCTTGATGTGGTGGGATATTCATATAAAGGAAGTTATGCAATGGGACATTACTGCAGTGGCAGATATTTTCAGTGGAGTATTTTACAGGATAATTTTGTAATAATCTTCTCATACATGTGAAAGGTTTCTGAATTGGGTGAGTTTTATAGTGACAGTTTCCTGCAGCAGAACGTTCATGTAATGAAATCTTCATACTGGAAGGCTTATAGCGTACTAGCTTTCTTGCAATAGGAGATTAATACAGTAGAATGTTGATGTCATGACTTTCGCTGTCATCCTGGTGAAGGGAAGGATGCACCGAGTAGATGATTCTATTTAATCTAGAGAAAAGCCACTTCTGACACTATCCAGATTGCATGTTAGTGACACTTAGCTTAGAGTGGCTAGATGGTATTTTCAAGAAATGGAAAATAGTAGAATAAGCTGAAAATGGTCACATCTATTTCCTGTGTTGTGTTCTGTGAGAACGTGTGACTGGTATTGTTAGAGATCATAAATGTCGTATATGTATTGTTATATGTTCTTATTCTTTATTGCTCAACGTGGATATATCATATATAGTGATATACTGTGAAAATAGGTTTCTTTGGTATTTAATGCAATATATTAAGGCCACAAGTGTTA from Procambarus clarkii isolate CNS0578487 chromosome 83, FALCON_Pclarkii_2.0, whole genome shotgun sequence harbors:
- the LOC138358366 gene encoding trinucleotide repeat-containing gene 6A protein-like, which produces MGSMKRPVSVGEQEETSVSGGTGRDQCQWGNRKGPVSVGEQEETNVSGEHQETNVSGGTSRDQCQWGNIKRPMSVGEQEETSVSGGTSRDQCQWGTGRDQCQWGTSRDQCQWGTSRDQCQWGNRKRPMSVGNRKRPMSVGEQEETNVSGGTGRDQCQWGTGRDQCQWGNRKRPVSVGNRKRPVSVGEQEETSVSGGTGRDQCQWGNRKRPVSVGEQEETGVKNIRSNLSRSQS